The proteins below are encoded in one region of Centropristis striata isolate RG_2023a ecotype Rhode Island chromosome 12, C.striata_1.0, whole genome shotgun sequence:
- the LOC131981650 gene encoding uncharacterized protein LOC131981650 produces the protein MVRKETTITLDLLPVDESGLSSTPSSVGSCLADESEVDISLAEDCASSSSQDTIILPASCRSAPWPVPFVIPKFSRDIELILAESNKTYHTSGTHFHDPSVKSAIMQDLAKTIFSYSAYPSSLQINSVAAALVEKFPCLKEPGSFAGMYGWQKRLKYKMHNYRAKLRSRKYAYPEIEVNTLKRKKPTDAAPAKNVKRPKKAEVNYLPPHPVGENEDSLDKERLDLINEIKKNNAKVIGENMSKTFSFRRVEVVTLSPAVRAFKERWPGLFTEAQIKEEFRRITTVSLEETFMLKLDEYTPRLLQLMRAKGGAAATRMQPLLNTVNEFLSIENRRDVVVSCLIEYLGEQKEDLFQDCQEDIAEDHTDQTMKVLVIHNPIAEVDPADVSIVIEGDKVLNGCGNRTKACMLLMGLIYALNLEYPKSLKYTFEVFQKLFWSLMEQSC, from the exons ATGGTACGAAAAGAGACGACGATCACCCTTGACTTGCTTCCAGTAGATGAATCGGGTCTTTCCTCTACACCGAGTTCAGTGGGTTCCTGCCTTGCAGATGAGAGTGAAGTGGACATCTCCCTTGCCGAAGATTGTGCATCGTCTAGCTCCCAGGACACAATTATTCTTCCTGCATCATGCCGTTCTGCTCCTTGGCCAGTGCCATTTGTGATCCCAAAGTTTTCCCGTGATATTGAACTTATTCTGGCCGAGTCAAACAAAACATATCATACCTCTGGAACACACTTTCATGATCCAAGTGTCAAATCGGCCATAATGCAAGACCTTGCTAAAACAATTTTCTCGTACTCAGCTTATCCCTCAAGTCTGCAAATTAATTCAGTTGCTGCAGCCCTTGTTGAAAAGTTTCCATGCCTTAAAGAGCCGGGGTCCTTTGCTGGGATGTATGGCTGGCAGAAACGCCTCAAGTACAAGATGCACAATTACCGTGCAAAGTTGAGATCCCGAAAATATGCCTATCCAGAAATAGAAGTgaacacattaaagaggaagaAACCAACTGATGCagccccagccaaaaatgtcAAGAGACCAAAGAAAGCAGAGGTAAATTACCTCCCTCCGCATCCTGTTGGAGAAAATGAGGACTCATTGGACAAGGAGAGGCTTGATCTCATCAACGAAATAAAGAAGAACAATGCAAAAGTAATTGgagaaaatatgtcaaaaaccTTTTCATTCCGAAGAGTGGAGGTTGTGACCCTCAGCCCTGCTGTCAGGGCCTTCAAGGAGAGATGGCCTGGACTGTTCACTGAAGCTCAA ATCAAGGAAGAGTTCCGGCGTATAACCACTGTTTCGCTGGAGGAGACATTCATGCTGAAGCTGGACGAGTACACACCACGCCTTCTGCAGCTGATGCGTGCTAAAGGAGGAGCTGCTGCTACGAGGATGCAGCCTCTACTCAACACTGTAAATGAG TTCCTCAGTATTGAGAACAGAAGGGATGTGGTTGTCAGTTGCCTCATCGAGTACCTTGGAGAACAAAAGGAAGATCTGTTCCAAGACTGCCAG gaggACATAGCTGAGGACCACACAGACCAAACCATGAAGGTGCTCGTGATCCATAACCCCATAGCTGAGGTGGATCCAGCGGATGTTTCTATCGTGATAGAGGGCGACAAGGTACTGAACGGATGTGGAAATCGAACCAAGGCCTGTATGCTGTTGATGGGTTTGATTTACGCTCTGAACCTTGAGTATCCCAAGAGTCTGAAATACACCTTTGAAGTATTCCAGAAACTATTTTGGAGCTTGATGGAGCAAAGCTGCTGA